A genome region from Pseudanabaena sp. Chao 1811 includes the following:
- a CDS encoding 2-hydroxyacid dehydrogenase encodes MKVAFFNTKPYDRQFFGAANEKHCHEIIFFESHLSLETISLAAGFPAICIFINDYLNAEMLQILAKGGTKLIALRSAGFNHVDLTAASNLGMAIVRVPAYSPYAVAEHAVALILSLNRKIHRAYNRVREGNFSIEGLLGFDLYGATVGVVGTGKIGAIFAQIMRGFGCKLLGYDAYHNPLCVELGMKYVSMAELLSHSDIISLHCPLTPDTHHLINTEAIAKLKTGTMLINTSRGGLIDTQAAIDGLKSGSIGYLGIDVYEQEADLFFEDLSNEVIQDDIFQRLLTFPNVIVTGHQAFFTSQALANIAETTLANITEFGESGTCTNEVKIDNAIAK; translated from the coding sequence ATGAAAGTCGCTTTTTTCAATACCAAGCCCTACGATCGCCAATTTTTTGGAGCGGCAAATGAGAAGCATTGCCATGAAATCATCTTTTTTGAGTCACACCTAAGCCTTGAGACAATTTCTCTCGCCGCAGGATTTCCCGCCATCTGCATTTTTATTAATGACTATCTCAATGCCGAAATGCTGCAAATCCTTGCGAAGGGTGGCACAAAGTTAATCGCGCTAAGATCGGCAGGGTTTAACCATGTAGACTTGACTGCTGCAAGCAATTTGGGGATGGCGATCGTGCGTGTTCCTGCCTATTCGCCCTATGCAGTAGCCGAACATGCCGTCGCTTTGATTTTGTCTTTAAATCGGAAGATTCATCGAGCTTATAACCGTGTCAGAGAAGGCAATTTTTCCATTGAGGGATTACTCGGTTTTGATTTGTATGGAGCAACGGTTGGTGTTGTGGGAACAGGAAAAATCGGCGCAATTTTCGCCCAGATCATGCGTGGATTTGGCTGCAAATTATTAGGTTATGATGCCTATCACAATCCACTCTGTGTAGAACTAGGCATGAAATATGTCTCTATGGCAGAATTATTATCACATTCCGATATTATTTCCCTCCATTGTCCATTAACTCCTGATACTCATCATTTGATTAATACAGAAGCGATCGCTAAGCTTAAGACTGGCACAATGCTAATTAACACCAGTCGAGGAGGATTGATTGATACGCAAGCAGCGATCGATGGATTGAAATCTGGATCAATCGGCTATCTTGGCATTGATGTATATGAACAGGAAGCAGATTTATTTTTTGAAGATTTATCTAATGAAGTCATTCAGGACGATATATTTCAGCGCTTACTCACTTTCCCTAATGTGATTGTCACAGGACATCAAGCTTTTTTCACCAGTCAAGCCCTTGCTAATATCGCCGAGACAACCCTCGCAAATATTACCGAATTTGGAGAAAGTGGAACCTGTACCAATGAGGTCAAGATAGATAACGCGATCGCTAAGTAA
- a CDS encoding glycogen/starch/alpha-glucan phosphorylase — MQTNVANQTSNITVEDDRTGLSIETLKRAFADNLFYIQGKLALLANFTDYYMALSYTTRDRLLQRWLQTLKVYHEQDIKTVYYLSAEFLMGRHLGNSLINLDLYESIEQAVRESGLDLTEVLEQEPDPGLGNGGLGRLAACFLDSLATLEVPAMGYGIRYEFGIFNQSIQHGWQVEIPDKWLRCGNPWEVVRYESTVQVKFGGHTEIYNDDRGRPHTRWIPSFTVEGIPHDTPVPGYQTNTVNTLRLWKAEAGEDFNFQAFNSGDYDGAVATKIKSETISKVLYPNDNTPQGRQLRLEQQFFFVSCSLQDIIRRHLKKYNRLDNLPEHAAIQLNDTHPAISIAEMMRLLVDEHELFWDEAWRITQNTFAYTNHTLMPEALEKWGVPLFESLLPRHLEIIYEINHRFLQDVQTWYPDDEELLSRLSIIEESGGKQVRMANLATVGSHAVNGVAALHTELLKQDVLKDFYKLWPQKFNNKTNGVTPRRWVLLANPALSGLITEKIGDTWLKHLDELRKLEAFVDDKDFRDRWRQIKQANKQKLADYIMAHNCVEVDVNSIFDIQVKRIHEYKRQHLDLLHIIALYLRIKQNPSIQMTPRTFIFGGKAAPGYFMAKLIIKAINAVADVVNRDPDVHGRLKVVFLANFSASLGQLIYPAADLSEQISTAGKEASGTGNMKFTMNGALTIGTLDGANIEIREEVGEENFFLFGLTAAEVEQMKSEGYNPYSFYEKNEELRHVLDRLSMGYFSPGEKDLFKPLVDALLHRDDYMLLADYQAYADCQAKVSEAYKDVEHWTTMSILNVARSGKFSSDRTIKEYCDEIWKVKPVKVELEPYDPAKATLKVGG, encoded by the coding sequence ATGCAAACAAATGTTGCTAATCAAACCAGCAATATTACGGTAGAAGACGATCGCACAGGTTTAAGTATTGAAACCCTCAAGCGAGCATTTGCCGATAACCTTTTCTACATACAAGGCAAACTGGCACTTCTGGCAAACTTCACCGACTACTACATGGCGTTGTCGTACACCACACGCGATCGCCTGTTGCAACGTTGGCTTCAAACCCTCAAGGTCTACCATGAGCAAGACATCAAGACTGTTTATTACCTGTCTGCCGAATTTTTGATGGGGCGACATCTCGGTAATAGCTTGATTAACCTTGACCTCTACGAATCGATCGAGCAAGCTGTCCGAGAGTCGGGACTAGACCTTACCGAAGTATTAGAGCAGGAACCCGATCCCGGCTTAGGTAACGGTGGCTTGGGGCGTTTAGCTGCTTGTTTCCTCGATTCTCTAGCTACTTTGGAAGTCCCTGCGATGGGCTATGGCATCCGCTATGAATTTGGTATTTTCAACCAATCCATTCAGCATGGCTGGCAGGTGGAGATCCCCGACAAATGGCTACGTTGTGGCAATCCTTGGGAAGTCGTCCGCTATGAGTCCACCGTCCAAGTCAAATTTGGTGGACATACGGAAATCTATAACGACGATCGCGGTCGTCCCCATACCCGTTGGATTCCTAGCTTCACCGTCGAAGGCATTCCCCACGATACCCCAGTCCCCGGTTATCAAACCAACACCGTAAATACTTTGCGTCTATGGAAAGCCGAAGCAGGTGAAGACTTTAACTTCCAAGCCTTTAACTCGGGCGACTATGACGGTGCGGTAGCCACCAAGATCAAATCAGAAACCATTTCCAAGGTTCTCTATCCCAACGACAATACCCCTCAAGGTCGTCAGTTGCGTCTAGAGCAGCAATTCTTCTTTGTGTCCTGCTCACTGCAAGATATCATTCGTCGTCATCTCAAAAAATACAATCGTCTCGACAACCTTCCTGAACATGCTGCGATCCAGCTAAATGATACACACCCTGCGATCAGTATTGCGGAAATGATGCGTCTGTTAGTAGATGAGCATGAACTTTTCTGGGATGAAGCATGGCGGATCACCCAAAATACCTTTGCTTACACAAATCACACACTCATGCCTGAGGCCCTCGAGAAGTGGGGAGTACCTCTGTTTGAGAGTCTATTACCTCGGCATTTGGAAATCATTTACGAGATTAATCATCGCTTCTTGCAGGATGTGCAGACTTGGTATCCTGATGATGAAGAATTATTGTCTCGCCTCTCGATCATTGAAGAAAGTGGTGGCAAACAGGTACGCATGGCAAACCTTGCAACCGTCGGTAGTCACGCAGTTAATGGTGTTGCGGCATTGCATACTGAGCTACTTAAGCAAGATGTTTTGAAGGACTTCTACAAACTTTGGCCACAGAAGTTTAACAATAAAACTAATGGGGTCACACCTCGTCGTTGGGTGTTGCTAGCTAACCCTGCCTTGTCAGGATTGATTACCGAAAAAATCGGTGATACTTGGCTCAAGCATCTTGACGAATTGCGTAAACTCGAAGCTTTTGTGGATGACAAAGATTTTCGCGATCGCTGGAGACAGATTAAGCAAGCTAATAAGCAAAAACTTGCTGACTACATCATGGCTCACAATTGTGTGGAAGTGGATGTCAATTCTATCTTTGATATTCAAGTCAAGCGGATTCATGAATACAAGCGTCAACATCTTGACCTGTTACATATCATTGCCCTTTACCTGCGCATCAAGCAAAATCCTAGTATCCAGATGACTCCTCGCACCTTCATCTTTGGTGGTAAGGCAGCCCCCGGATATTTCATGGCAAAGTTGATTATCAAAGCAATCAATGCCGTAGCCGATGTTGTCAATCGCGATCCTGATGTACATGGCAGACTAAAAGTTGTCTTCTTAGCTAACTTCAGCGCTTCGTTAGGACAGTTGATTTATCCTGCGGCGGATCTATCAGAACAAATCTCTACCGCAGGTAAGGAAGCTTCTGGTACTGGCAACATGAAATTCACGATGAATGGAGCCTTGACCATTGGTACATTGGATGGGGCTAACATCGAAATTCGCGAGGAAGTTGGTGAAGAGAACTTCTTCCTATTTGGTCTCACGGCTGCGGAAGTAGAACAGATGAAGTCTGAAGGCTATAATCCCTATTCCTTCTACGAGAAAAATGAAGAACTACGTCATGTTCTCGATCGCCTAAGCATGGGATATTTCTCCCCTGGAGAAAAAGACTTGTTTAAGCCTCTAGTCGATGCATTACTACATCGTGACGACTATATGCTGTTGGCAGATTATCAAGCCTATGCTGATTGTCAGGCAAAGGTGAGTGAAGCCTATAAGGATGTCGAACATTGGACAACTATGAGTATTCTCAACGTTGCCCGTTCTGGGAAGTTCTCTTCCGATCGCACCATTAAAGAATATTGCGATGAGATCTGGAAAGTCAAACCTGTTAAGGTAGAACTAGAACCCTATGATCCAGCCAAAGCTACCCTAAAAGTTGGTGGTTAA
- a CDS encoding MASE1 domain-containing protein, with protein sequence MKNFANIATHVFMKPNKIINAINTSWWIDNAIIAVLYFVFGALVLKLPQSPLGSPFWPSAGIAVGALLARGRSRWFGIFFGAALNSFLNSKVPFIFAIMAGLAPAIGALVATTLVLHFNKTNYFLGYVKHFVVFALAATFSGTILQALFGAAIVIWAGLIPWDIYWTVTLGWWVGDVVGILVFAPLILAWWNKETKIKPNKIKQKLEILDNQFDLKELFFAVTLLIAISYLALIESQPIEYLLLPSLLWSAFRFGSKITTLLVTTTAMVASISTAYGIGIFYKVSQESNSLLLLQLFMGVISITAIVVLSLVSENNRASIKLQEQVFLKDQAYIQLDQVNKNLEDIIAERTSELVDANREISFLNQQLTTENIRMSSELAVTRRLQEMILPKVKELNSIAELDIVGFMEPADEVGGDYYDVLQQNGKIKIGIGDVTGHGLESGVIMIMVQTAIRALLINGETNPVRFLSTVNHTIYENIQRMNSDKNLSLMLMDYHKNVLHLSGQHESVIVLRASGEVEIIDTDSLGFPIGLTDDISDFIFEVNINLELDDVVVLYTDGITEAENTNKQFYGLPRLIEVIKLNYQNSVDQIREMIIADVRDFIGFGKVYDDITLVVMKRKI encoded by the coding sequence TTGAAAAATTTTGCCAACATTGCCACTCACGTCTTTATGAAGCCCAACAAAATAATCAATGCAATCAATACTTCTTGGTGGATTGATAACGCAATTATTGCTGTACTTTACTTTGTTTTTGGTGCATTGGTTCTGAAGCTACCCCAATCCCCCCTTGGTTCACCATTTTGGCCATCGGCGGGGATCGCTGTTGGGGCTTTACTCGCAAGAGGGCGATCGCGCTGGTTTGGCATATTTTTTGGGGCAGCTTTAAATAGTTTTTTGAACTCTAAAGTGCCTTTCATCTTCGCAATAATGGCAGGGCTTGCACCTGCGATCGGTGCTTTAGTAGCAACTACGCTGGTATTGCATTTTAATAAGACCAATTATTTCTTGGGCTACGTTAAGCATTTTGTAGTCTTTGCGCTGGCAGCCACCTTTAGCGGCACAATCTTGCAAGCATTATTTGGAGCGGCGATCGTAATTTGGGCAGGATTAATCCCTTGGGATATCTATTGGACTGTTACCTTGGGATGGTGGGTTGGCGATGTGGTAGGCATTTTAGTATTTGCCCCCTTAATCTTGGCATGGTGGAATAAGGAAACAAAAATAAAACCAAATAAAATCAAGCAAAAACTTGAGATTCTTGACAACCAATTTGATCTCAAAGAACTATTTTTTGCAGTAACGCTCTTAATCGCTATTTCTTATTTAGCACTTATCGAAAGTCAACCAATTGAGTATTTACTGCTACCATCTTTGCTGTGGTCTGCCTTCCGATTTGGTTCTAAAATTACGACTTTACTCGTAACAACTACGGCTATGGTAGCTTCCATTAGCACAGCCTATGGAATTGGGATTTTCTATAAAGTATCGCAAGAGAGTAATTCTCTCCTATTGTTGCAACTCTTTATGGGAGTAATCTCCATAACTGCGATCGTAGTCTTATCCCTAGTTTCCGAAAATAATCGAGCCTCTATCAAACTCCAAGAGCAGGTATTTCTCAAAGATCAAGCATATATTCAGTTAGACCAAGTCAACAAAAATCTCGAAGATATCATTGCAGAACGAACTAGTGAATTGGTTGATGCTAATCGAGAAATTAGCTTCCTTAATCAGCAATTAACAACTGAAAACATCCGCATGAGTTCCGAACTAGCAGTTACTCGACGTTTGCAGGAAATGATCTTACCAAAGGTAAAAGAGTTAAACAGTATTGCAGAGCTAGATATTGTGGGATTTATGGAACCTGCTGATGAGGTGGGGGGAGATTATTATGATGTTCTGCAACAAAATGGCAAGATTAAAATTGGCATTGGTGATGTGACGGGACATGGATTAGAAAGTGGCGTAATCATGATTATGGTGCAAACAGCTATCCGTGCTTTACTAATTAATGGTGAGACCAATCCTGTGAGATTTTTATCAACTGTCAATCACACCATCTATGAAAATATTCAGCGCATGAATTCTGATAAGAATTTAAGTTTAATGCTTATGGATTATCACAAAAATGTGTTGCATTTAAGTGGGCAACATGAGAGTGTGATTGTGCTTAGAGCCAGTGGTGAGGTGGAAATTATTGATACAGATTCATTAGGATTTCCTATTGGTTTAACGGATGATATTAGTGATTTTATCTTTGAAGTAAATATCAATTTAGAACTGGATGATGTAGTGGTGCTTTATACAGATGGTATTACTGAGGCGGAGAACACAAATAAACAGTTCTATGGGCTTCCACGTTTAATTGAAGTAATCAAACTAAACTATCAAAATTCTGTTGATCAAATTAGAGAAATGATCATTGCTGATGTCCGTGATTTTATCGGTTTTGGCAAAGTTTATGATGACATCACTCTTGTGGTGATGAAGCGCAAAATTTGA
- a CDS encoding efflux RND transporter periplasmic adaptor subunit, with the protein MKAFWILATIASLSGVTASCTQNNKDASQAQVQNQKPAVAVDVAIASLELLEEENQYTGTTAPIREVSVRSRLEGRLLDLNVDVGDRVEAGQAIAQLDDAVLSATVLQAEAEVAARESEVSQATAAVGNARAQVERARVQYQQAQANARRFTQLAKEGAVSPQTAENAVTEAKAAEQSLRSAEQQVSLQQQTVSASSQRVLAQEAIKLREQERQAYTTITSPINGVVLERVSEIGNLLFAGNEVVKLGDFSQVKVIVLISELEIGKIRLNQSVDVRFDTFPNQKFTGTVRRISPVADPVARLIPVEVIVPNRDGKLGSGQLARVQFSGKQERQIAIAETALEVAGRPTQAPKDANTQAKSKTDTKSSPNVSDKGKPKTGTVFVITGDQKEPKVLARKVTLGDRRDGKVVILSGLKEGDRIVVRSGGKLQDGDSVKLSVLSR; encoded by the coding sequence ATGAAAGCTTTTTGGATATTAGCCACGATCGCTAGCTTGTCAGGTGTAACTGCGAGTTGCACGCAAAACAATAAGGATGCCTCCCAAGCTCAAGTACAGAACCAAAAACCTGCTGTAGCCGTAGATGTGGCGATCGCAAGTTTAGAGCTACTTGAAGAAGAAAATCAATACACAGGAACGACTGCACCTATTAGAGAGGTGTCAGTGCGATCGCGTTTGGAAGGGCGTTTACTAGATTTGAATGTGGATGTTGGCGATCGCGTCGAAGCGGGGCAAGCAATCGCCCAATTGGATGATGCAGTTCTATCTGCAACTGTGCTACAAGCCGAAGCGGAAGTTGCGGCAAGGGAATCGGAAGTATCACAAGCAACCGCCGCAGTGGGTAATGCTCGCGCCCAAGTGGAGAGAGCGAGAGTACAGTACCAACAGGCACAAGCAAATGCTCGGCGCTTCACCCAATTGGCTAAGGAAGGAGCAGTTTCTCCGCAAACCGCCGAGAATGCTGTTACTGAAGCCAAAGCTGCGGAACAGTCATTGCGATCGGCTGAACAGCAAGTTAGCCTCCAACAGCAAACTGTGAGTGCCAGTTCCCAAAGAGTTTTAGCCCAAGAAGCAATCAAGCTTAGAGAACAAGAGCGCCAAGCCTACACCACCATTACATCTCCTATTAATGGTGTTGTTCTAGAGCGCGTGAGTGAAATTGGTAATCTGCTATTTGCAGGTAATGAAGTTGTCAAGTTAGGAGATTTTAGTCAAGTTAAGGTGATTGTGCTGATTTCAGAATTAGAGATTGGCAAAATTCGCTTAAATCAATCCGTTGATGTCCGTTTTGATACTTTCCCCAATCAAAAGTTTACGGGAACAGTAAGACGTATTTCGCCAGTAGCCGATCCAGTGGCGCGATTGATTCCTGTGGAAGTAATAGTTCCTAATCGAGATGGGAAACTGGGTAGCGGTCAATTAGCGAGAGTCCAGTTTTCAGGCAAACAGGAACGTCAAATCGCGATCGCCGAGACTGCTCTAGAGGTAGCAGGACGACCGACTCAAGCACCTAAAGATGCAAATACTCAAGCGAAATCGAAAACCGATACCAAGTCTAGTCCTAATGTGAGTGACAAAGGCAAGCCCAAAACTGGCACAGTTTTTGTGATTACGGGCGATCAGAAAGAGCCAAAAGTGTTGGCACGTAAGGTTACCCTTGGCGATCGCCGTGACGGTAAAGTTGTGATTCTTTCTGGTTTGAAAGAAGGCGATCGCATTGTCGTTAGGAGTGGTGGTAAGTTGCAGGATGGTGATTCTGTAAAGCTAAGCGTGTTATCCCGATAA